The following proteins are encoded in a genomic region of Candida albicans SC5314 chromosome 4, complete sequence:
- a CDS encoding uncharacterized protein (Protein with DNA binding domain, an endonuclease domain; adjacent to CEN4, the centromere region of Chr 4; clade-associated gene expression) produces MAKAISDIKNGLLLSYRKAAKKYNLCHETIRKRMNGVLPKQIAHRGKQLFTPQQEKEIVKWIIESDEAGNGRSRHDIVEYAELFLSLDRQSASIGGSWFERFKKRHKEIHVVQGRKISSLRVKAATPDQIKEYFHKYDSIVRQHQIPNENIFNYDESGFIMGQGKSSRVAVPSYKNRTYVKSTEGRDSCTVIEAIXMSGEKLIPGIIFKGQTLRTGWFNDDASDYYYSVSKCGYTSYWLSWRWLEEVFIPQVKEKTNQGKVLLIMDGHGSHKTKKFRETCEDNNIIPLYLPPHSTHLLQPLDLGIFGPIKYGYKVKLSKLAHALGTDPVKQQLFLSNYYEARQEKLTKERIIRSWETAGLNPFDVDKVLNSSQMIAAKINKEIDDYENNRDEHTQQDDVEIGLYLRGTPDEELIDKLTKKIDFLELENTQLKTDVAHLQAELTSAKLEIDNYKEALKNKKPPGRSSAIPMDENQGFKRAAPYAKEYRQNPPKKNKRKALTDMTNCTNGSNSYIRSL; encoded by the coding sequence ATGGCAAAAGCCATAAGTGATATAAAAAATGGATTATTGTTGTCTTATAGAAAAGCAGCAAAGAAATATAACCTTTGTCATGAAACCATAAGGAAACGTATGAATGGAGTACTACCCAAACAAATAGCCCATAGAGGGAAACAACTCTTCACCCCTCAACAAGAGAAGGAGATAGTCAAATGGATTATTGAGTCTGATGAAGCAGGAAATGGACGTAGCCGTCATGATATCGTTGAATATGCAGAGCTATTTTTACTGTTGGACAGACAACTGGCTAGTATCGGTGGTTCTTGGTTTGAACGCTTTAAAAAAAGGCATAAGGAGATCCATGTTGTTCaaggaagaaaaatatcaaGTTTGAGAGTAAAGGCAGCAACTCCCGATCAGataaaagaatattttcatAAATATGACCTGATTGTCAGACAACATCAAATTCCCAACGAAAACATATTTAATTATGATGAATCTGGGTTTATTATGGGTCAGGGTAAGAGTTCAAGAGTGGCTGTACCTAGCTATAAAAATAGAACTTACGTTAAGTCTACTGAGGGCAGAGATAGTTGCACTGTTATCGAAGCAATCARCATGAGTGGAGAAAAATTAATTCCGGGGATAATTTTTAAAGGACAAACTCTAAGAACCGGCTGGTTTAATGATGATGCTTCAGACTACTACTACTCAGTCTCCAAATGTGGATATACTTCTTATTGGTTGTCTTGGCGTTGGTTGGAGGAGGTTTTTATTCCCCAagtgaaagaaaaaactaaTCAAGGAAAAGTTTTGCTAATAATGGATGGGCATGGAAGCCACAAAACTAAGAAGTTCAGAGAAACCTGTGAGGACAATAATATCATTCCATTGTATTTACCGCCTCATTCAACCCATTTGTTACAGCCTTTGGACCTTGGAATCTTTGGACCAATAAAATATGGATACAAAGTAAAATTGTCAAAATTGGCCCATGCCCTTGGGACAGATCCAGTTAAGCAGCAGTTATTTTTACTGAACTACTATGAAGCAAGACAGGAAAAGTTaaccaaagaaagaatCATTCGATCCTGGGAAACTGCTGGCCTTAATCCATTTGATGTTGACAAAGTGTTAAATTCGTCCCAAATGATTGCGGCGAAAATCAATAAAGAGATAgatgattatgaaaataatagaGACGAACATACTCAACAGGATGATGTTGAAATTGGACTATATTTAAGGGGAACGCCAGATGAAGAGCTTATTGACAAGTTGacgaaaaaaattgattttcttgaattggaaaatacACAATTAAAAACGGATGTTGCACATTTGCAAGCAGAACTTACCAGCGCTAAATTAGAGATTGACAACTATAAAGAAGCTYTAAAGAATAAGAAACCACCAGGAAGAAGTTCTGCCATTCCTATGGATGAAAATCAAGGCTTCAAGCGAGCAGCGCCCTATGCCAAAGAATATCGTCAAAACCCAccaaagaagaacaaaCGAAAAGCTTTAACGGATATGACAAATTGTACTAATGGTAGTAATAGTTATATCAGAAGTTTGTAG
- a CDS encoding uncharacterized protein (Protein of unknown function; transcript detected on high-resolution tiling arrays) yields the protein MQAQKLLTQTMKHVGISIIQGVFYLVSAFSLCFWKLQFFESVDRWFSHFIILSTRYLQRMRTSPIYLSRDSGWHCLRSNKRKGLRGTQNTVNDLIKFQTFCFAKVFCKTNISEYISTIVTS from the coding sequence ATGCAAGCTCAAAAATTACTAACACAAACAATGAAACATGTTGGCATACTGATAATTCAAGGGGTGTTTTACTTGGTATCTGCGTTTTCCCTATGCTTTTGGAAgcttcaattttttgagtCTGTCGACAGATGGTTTTCACATTTTATAATATTGAGCACAAGATATTTACAACGTATGAGAACACTGCCAATCTATTTGTCTAGAGATAGTGGTTGGCATTGTTTGAGATCCAACAAAAGGAAAGGATTGAGAGGTACCCAAAACACCGtgaatgatttgattaaatttcAAACCTTTTGTTTTGCAAAAGTTTTTTGCAAAACTAATATATCAGAATATATTTCTACTATAGTAACGTCTTGA
- a CDS encoding uncharacterized protein (Ortholog(s) have cytoplasm, nucleolus localization), whose product MAKAEFGTAKYQSKKLRAAGLQKLKFYCQLCSKQCRDSNGFKNHLSSPSHIKKVSEIHESGDSSKLIETYSTKFQDKFIKLLRINHGTKFINANKFYQEYIRERDHIHMNSTRWRSLTSFIKHLGKNGIVKVQTNDESNEEEEGFNLEIKLIDRTQTLNAYQIKSGGNSLEDNDEMNDDKLLQRQIKRGQEMEKDKDAEKSKTLEQLVPTSAPVKLTLKKKKTATTKKLVNAFDENESE is encoded by the coding sequence ATGGCAAAGGCAGAGTTTGGAACAGCAAAATATCAATCTAAAAAGCTACGAGCGGCAGGattacaaaaattgaagttCTATTGCCAATTGTGTTCTAAACAGTGTCGAGATTCCAATGGGTTTAAAAACCATCTATCTTCACCGCTGCACATAAAGAAGGTTTCCGAAATACATGAATCTGGTGATAGCTCCAAACTAATAGAAACCTACTCTACAAAATTCCAAGATAAGTTTATCAAGTTGCTCCGAATCAACCATGGAActaaatttatcaatgcCAATAAGTTCTACCAAGAATATATCCGCGAGCGAGATCATATCCATATGAATTCCACCAGATGGAGAAGTCTAACTTCATTTATAAAACACTTGGGTAAAAATGGGATTGTGAAAGTGCAAACTAATGATGAGAGtaatgaagaagaggaagggtttaatttagaaattaaattgatcGACCGCACGCAGACATTGAATGCCTATCAGATCAAAAGTGGCGGCAACTCGTTGGAAGACAATGATGAAATGAATGATGACAAACTATTGCAAAGGCAGATTAAAAGGGGCCAAGAAATGGAGAAAGACAAAGATGCAGAAAAGTCAAAAACTTTAGAACAGCTAGTCCCTACTTCTGCGCCAGTAAAGCTTACCctcaaaaagaaaaagactGCTACAACCAAAAAACTAGTAAATGCTTTTGATGAGAATGAGAGCGAGTAA
- a CDS encoding ubiquitin-specific protease (Ortholog(s) have ubiquitin-specific protease activity and role in protein deubiquitination) produces the protein MERIKHKTRLPTANVNKSLPETPQPPSKPAPPNGMPRSQPQVFTTSTVGSSTVRHQFPKTNTPPTAVMQPLITEDDMQAYYSRLINYEFRNLQLDSEVKSKSLFDLIDYCELQYETANVQLQTGATDPNATLKGIKTYIKGYLVFNYFINSFIMVHFKGFDTFIESNEQDFIIYLNIFAFYNSNEYFQNGNYSIQSEDLREYVKKYLVDKNLLSFNIEELYSWLNEYITYLKEKDKSTEEQASVSSSSSSFSFVEEVYAMPDLRQSTHSRNSSITSENEFKQKYPSIKRVDSPPSEFISKQIPPPIPTQLPPSLLESITDLKSVSPNASPPSPTPTPPSPPPHRVSTSEYPISSDTFVTKERNRTSYPVQDNILGAAVPSEEQAYFQPKSYSRPKNEVPDGYLRPTDYTKTRMYHKSNNLVSSNGNMNGYDPRLAQGHQIDSPIVQGSNVHFPPPPPQQQPIYHQPVQPIPYQPNMQLAQPIHQPYSYYQQPNQPIYHARNTQPQMYQPPAHYNNTHSHVPAHVVQQQEQIKHQKNSILKEYFICGLRNFGSSCYINSTIQLLFGVYPFKSIFNHGYQKYVKDPKYLKILAKPNSHTKESVLLSEAISGLLRTFQQNGGVSVSPTKFIRVTSLLKPDFNIPHEQQDAQEFLLFVLDRLHEELADKRQDNYDPELSVQKWRININMENKDKYMEWCKSLHEHEGSSPIMDLFQGHLQNKLKCNKCGYESVSYSPFSILSLPIPNNYKNEVNLSDCLRYYIQDEVLSGENAWHCPKCNGEVQTLENHPVFENKRSGIFRLGGKKKHTKSQQTQNNSTNTISTKSINFVKLPTILFIHLSRFSMYNLTDKLDTMIKYPLLLKFNNQGHEIVYKLTGMINHFGNLKSGHYTSLVNKSTVHEKLQNSDNLKRPCWCLFDDEHVRSNLAHGALNHPHDELVSRDVYVLCYERIDV, from the coding sequence ATGGAACGCATAAAGCACAAGACGAGACTACCTACAGCAAATGTGAATAAAAGTTTGCCTGAGACACCACAGCCTCCTTCCAAGCCAGCGCCACCCAATGGTATGCCAAGATCTCAACCTCAAGTTTTTACTACTTCAACAGTTGGATCAAGCACTGTGCGACATCAGTTTCCAAAAACCAATACTCCACCAACTGCTGTAATGCAGCCACTAATAACAGAAGATGACATGCAAGCATACTATAGTCGGTTGATCAACTATGAGTTCAGAAACTTGCAACTAGACTCCGAAGTAAAATCgaaatcattatttgatCTAATAGATTATTGTGAATTGCAGTACGAAACGGCGAATGTCCAACTTCAAACGGGAGCAACAGACCCTAATGCCACATTGAAGGGAATCAAAACTTACATAAAAGGTTATCttgtttttaattattttataaACAGTTTTATCATGGTGCATTTCAAAGGCTTTGATACGTTTATTGAAAGCAACGAGCAAGAttttataatatatttgaatatttttgcATTCTATAACTCGAACGagtattttcaaaatggaAATTACTCTATTCAGTCGGAAGATTTGCGGGAATATGTCAAGAAGTATCTCGTGGACAAAAACCTATTAAGCTTCAACATCGAGGAATTGTACTCTTGGCTCAACGAATATATCACgtatttgaaagaaaaagacaaaTCGACAGAAGAACAAGCTTCCGTATCCTCATCAAGCTCATCATTCTCGTTTGTTGAAGAAGTGTACGCTATGCCAGATCTTCGCCAATCGACACATTCTAGAAATTCATCCATAACCTCAGAAAATGAGTTTAAGCAGAAATATCCCTCTATCAAAAGAGTTGATTCGCCTCCTTCAGAATTTATATCGAAACAGATACCACCGCCAATACCGACACAGTTGCCACCTAGTTTGCTTGAATCAATAACAGACTTGAAATCTGTGTCTCCAAATGCATCTCCACCTTCGCCTACACCAACACCCCCGAGTCCTCCTCCACATCGTGTTTCCACATCAGAATATCCCATTTCAAGTGACACGTTCGtaacaaaagaaagaaatagaacCTCTTATCCTGTCCAAGACAATATTTTAGGTGCAGCTGTTCCCTCTGAGGAACAAGCTTATTTCCAACCAAAGTCTTATAGCAGACCCAAGAATGAAGTTCCAGATGGTTATCTTCGACCAACAGACTACACAAAAACTCGAATGTAccataaatcaaataatctAGTCTCTTCCAACGGTAATATGAATGGTTATGATCCGAGGCTTGCACAAGGTCATCAGATCGACTCACCAATAGTTCAAGGCAGTAATGTACATtttccaccaccaccaccacaacaacaacctaTTTATCACCAACCAGTACAACCAATACCGTACCAACCAAACATGCAGCTAGCGCAACCAATCCACCAACCGTATTCTTATTACcaacaaccaaatcaaCCGATCTATCATGCTCGAAATACTCAACCCCAAATGTACCAACCACCAGCACATTATAACAATACACATTCCCACGTGCCTGCACATGTTGTACAACAGCAAGAACAAATAAAGCACCAGAAAAATTCGATATTGAAGGAATACTTCATTTGTGGGCTAAGGAATTTTGGTTCCTCATGCTACATCAACTCCACCAttcagttgttgtttggCGTTTACCCTTTTAAATCCATTTTCAACCACGGATATCAGAAGTATGTGAAGGACCCTaagtatttgaaaatactTGCCAAACCTAATAGCCACACAAAAGAATCTGTGCTATTAAGTGAAGCTATATCTGGACTCTTGAGGACTTTCCAACAGAACGGTGGTGTGTCGGTTTCCCCCACCAAGTTTATTCGAGTGACTTCATTATTAAAGCCAGATTTCAATATTCCACATGAGCAACAAGACGCACAAGAGTTTTTGCTATTTGTTTTGGATAGACTACATGAGGAATTGGCAGATAAACGACAAGACAACTATGACCCGGAGTTGTCTGTCCAGAAATGGAGGATAAATATCAACATGGAGAATAAGGACAAGTACATGGAGTGGTGCAAATCATTACATGAACACGAAGGTAGCTCGCCAATCATGGATTTGTTCCAGGGTCACTTGCagaacaaattgaaatgcAACAAATGTGGGTATGAATCAGTTAGCTATTCTCCGTTCAGTATTTTATCATTACCTATACCaaacaattacaaaaatgAAGTCAACTTAAGCGATTGCTTACGATATTATATCCAAGATGAAGTGTTATCAGGAGAGAATGCATGGCACTGTCCTAAATGTAACGGCGAGGTCCAGACATTAGAAAACCACCcagtttttgaaaataaacgATCAGGTATTTTCAGGCTAGGCGGGAAGAAAAAACACACCAAGAGCCAACAGACGCAAAACAACAGTACAAATACCATCTCCACCAAGAGTATCAACTTTGTTAAGTTACCAACAATcttattcattcatttgTCCCGATTTTCCATGTACAATTTAACAGATAAATTAGATACAATGATTAAATACCCTTTGTTAttaaaattcaacaacCAGGGCCACGAGATCGTTTATAAATTAACAGGTATGATCAACCATTTTGGTAATTTGAAGAGTGGGCACTATACTTCTTTAGTTAACAAGTCCACGGTTCATGAAAAGTTGCAGAACTCAGATAATTTGAAACGCCCATGTTGGTGTTTATTTGACGATGAACATGTTCGTTCAAATTTGGCACATGGAGCTTTAAATCATCCACACGATGAATTGGTGTCTAGAGATGTTTATGTTTTGTGTTATGAAAGAATAGATGTATAG
- the SSZ1 gene encoding Ssz1p (Putative HSP70 chaperone; protein level decreases in stationary phase cultures; Spider biofilm repressed), producing the protein MSVIGITFGNTSSSIAVASADGKVDVIANPDGDRSIPSALSYIGADEYHGSQAEARLIRNPENTIVNFRDYIGKKFSEINPNTTTGAKPKEINGEISYEITNDGKTEILTVHEVAKRHFKQLKLAAEDFIGKNIEGVVLTVPTDFTEVQRQEIARIAEDAGLKVLQLINEPSAALLAHLSNDEDRLSQDKIYVVADFGGIRTDGAVIAVRGGVLTILATAHEYGLGGDNLDAALSEYFAKEFEKKYKANPRNNARSLAKLKAESIVVKKTLSNVQTSTCSIESLADGFDFHTSINRLRYELTARDPLSKMTAFVEKVIAKADLDPLDIDEVLLVGGAAHTPKLASNISFLFPETTNIIAPSLDSKALNPSELVALGAALQASLVESFDESEIKESLQPIVVNTQHLSKPIGIKDADGNFQPILVAETAYPIKKSIEVTNGDSTSVIVELYEGKRTVKETVIEAEPVEDSEDEDSEEEEPEIKREVVYECGDKLAELSLKDLKPNANLEVIVNITQNGVLHLSGRELKQGSIAVKGEITSQ; encoded by the coding sequence ATGTCAGTTATTGGTATTACTTTTGGTAacacttcttcttcaattgcaGTTGCTTCTGCAGATGGGAAAGTAGATGTTATTGCTAACCCAGATGGTGATCGTTCAATCCCATCCGCATTATCGTACATTGGTGCCGATGAGTATCACGGATCTCAAGCAGAAGCTAGATTAATTAGAAACCCAGAAAACACTATCGTCAATTTTAGGGATTACATTGGGAAAAAATTCAGTGAAATCAATCCAAACACCACCACCGGAGCCAAGCCAAAGGAAATAAATGGAGAAATCAGCTATGAGATTACCAATGATGGTAAAACCGAAATTTTGACTGTCCATGAAGTTGCAAAGAGAcatttcaaacaattgaagTTGGCAGCTGAAGACTTTATTGGTAAAAACATTGAAGGTGTGGTGTTAACTGTGCCAACAGATTTCACTGAAGTGCAAAGACAAGAGATTGCCAGAATTGCAGAAGATGCCGGATTAAAGGTTTtgcaattgattaatgagCCATCTGCCGCATTATTGGCCCATTTGtctaatgatgaagatagATTATCACAAGATAAAATTTATGTCGTTGCTGATTTTGGTGGTATTAGAACCGATGGTGCAGTCATTGCTGTTAGAGGTGGTGTGTTAACAATCTTGGCTACTGCCCATGAATACGGCTTAGGTGGTGACAATTTGGATGCCGCATTATCTGAATATTTTGCTAAAGAGTTTGAAAAGAAGTACAAGGCCAACCCAAGAAACAATGCCAGATCATTAGCTAAATTGAAGGCCGAATCTATTGTTGTCAAGAAGACATTGTCGAATGTTCAAACATCTACCTGCTCCATTGAGTCGTTAGCCGATGGCTTTGATTTCCATACCAGTATTAATAGATTAAGATACGAATTGACCGCTAGAGACCCATTAAGCAAAATGACTGCTTTTGTCGAAAAAGTCATCGCCAAAGCTGACTTGGACCCATTGGATATTGATGAGGTGTTATTAGTAGGTGGTGCTGCCCATACCCCTAAATTAGCCAGCAACATTTCCTTCTTGTTCCCAGAGACAACTAACATAATAGCCCCATCCTTGGACTCGAAAGCTTTGAACCCATCTGAATTAGTTGCTCTTGGTGCCGCCTTGCAAGCTTCTTTAGTTGAATCATTTGACGAGTCTGAAATAAAAGAATCCTTACAACCAATTGTGGTAAACACTCAACATTTGTCCAAGCCAATTGGTATTAAAGACGCCGATGGCAATTTCCAACCTATTTTGGTTGCTGAAACAGCTTACCCAATCAAAAAATCCATTGAAGTAACCAACGGCGACTCTACATCAGTTATTGTCGAGTTATACGAAGGTAAGAGAACAGTGAAAGAAACTGTCATTGAAGCTGAACCAGTTGAAGATTCGGAAGACGAAGActcagaagaagaagaaccaGAAATTAAAAGAGAAGTTGTCTACGAATGTGGTGACAAATTAGCTGAATTATCCttgaaagatttgaaaCCAAACGCCAATTTAGAGGTTATTGTTAACATCACTCAAAACGGTGTTTTACATTTGTCAGGAAGAGAATTAAAACAAGGTTCCATCGCTGTTAAAGGTGAAATCACCTCTCAATAA
- a CDS encoding uncharacterized protein (Ortholog of C. dubliniensis CD36 : Cd36_44340, C. parapsilosis CDC317 : CPAR2_302240, Candida tenuis NRRL Y-1498 : CANTEDRAFT_105331 and Debaryomyces hansenii CBS767 : DEHA2E03454g): MSVFYILFFYSLFFFCQSPIKTSRHPPTYTNCVTMKITRSQRTKHIRLTLISLVIISIFVLVYTLSKSAAVSTYSDVSKMITDFGQKYNPDTEKNDHSSSVSKANSQNVKDTKGNDSKHEVSGNSQSDSTGQVTSQNPGNYLGEIEQMSPEELERAKTIMEEPKEGEETTTKLGVPDPNNSKFSPVTKNKPELPQIPLVGTKDKLKRFKFRIYSHNVKNGGYHSLVPGEQQWSDRLIPLVASIKFNTFPDNSIVTLQEVYKFQMLDILKELNRHEPGKWDYYGKGRIDGEEMGEFVPIIWQPTEWELMYSDTMWLNDKDPRTSFEGWDAVYARIVSYVTLRHKATDNYINVFNTHFDHIGQEAQVGSAKLIIDTMKELNSWPSFLSGDLNIEPNSDPYKVLNNYLSNTANLATPFNKFGHFKSTVTGFEGEVLLDGGQNIDYIFAPKYTLKMDSDENTKGAGELTTDISLKLYQLGMLHSKFNGKYISDHRPLVADFIMN, from the coding sequence ATGTCtgttttttatattttatttttttattctttattttttttttgtcaaaGTCCAATAAAAACTTCAAGACACCCACCAACCTATACGAATTGTGTTACCATGAAGATTACACGTTCGCAGCGTACCAAACATATCCGACTAACATTGATTTCGTTAGTTATTATTCTGATTTTTGTGTTAGTGTATACCCTTAGCAAGTCGGCTGCTGTATCCACCTATTCCGATGTGTCAAAAATGATAACTGACTTTGGCCAGAAGTACAACCCAGACACCGAAAAGAATGACCATTCCTCAAGTGTTCTGAAAGCTAACTCTCAGAATGTGAAAGACACTAAAGGGAATGACAGCAAACACGAAGTTCTGGGTAATCTGCAAAGTGATTCAACTGGACAAGTAACTTCCCAGAATCCGGGGAATTATTTGGgagaaattgaacaaatgtCTCCAGAAGAACTCGAAAGAGccaaaacaataatggaAGAACCAAAAGAAGGtgaagaaacaacaaccaagCTTGGTGTGCCTGACCCTAACAACTCCAAATTTTCTCCTGTGACAAAGAACAAGCCAGAACTACCTCAAATACCCCTAGTTGGTACAAAAGACAAATTAAAACGGTTCAAATTTAGAATATACTCCCATAACGTGAAGAATGGTGGTTACCACAGTCTAGTTCCAGGAGAGCAACAGTGGTCAGATAGACTAATTCCATTGGTTGCATCCATTAAGTTTAATACATTCCCTGACAACTCAATTGTCACATTACAAGAAGTTTACAAATTTCAGATGTTGGATATCTTGAAAGAGCTTAATCGACACGAACCTGGTAAATGGGATTATTACGGTAAGGGAAGAATCGATGGGGAAGAGATGGGAGAGTTTGTCCCAATAATTTGGCAACCTACTGAGTGGGAGTTAATGTATAGTGACACAATGTGGCTCAATGATAAGGACCCAAGGACATCATTTGAGGGGTGGGACGCTGTTTATGCCAGAATTGTTTCATATGTCACCTTGAGACATAAAGCAACCGATAATTATATCAACGTCTTCAATACGCATTTTGACCATATAGGACAGGAAGCACAAGTTGGATCAGCAAAACTAATCATAGACACAATGAAGGAGTTGAATCTGTGGCCAAGTTTCCTAAGCGGAGACCTAAACATAGAGCCCAATCTGGACCCTTACAAAGTGTTGAATAATTACTTGCTGAATACAGCAAACTTAGCTACACCTTTCAACAAGTTTGGACACTTCAAGAGCACAGTCACAGGATTTGAAGGAGAAGTGTTGTTAGATGGTGGTCAAAATATAGATTATATTTTTGCACCTAAGTATACTCTAAAAATGGATAGCGATGAAAACACCAAAGGAGCCGGAGAACTAACTACAGACATCAGTCTAAAGCTATATCAATTGGGCATGCTacattcaaaatttaatggTAAATACATAAGTGACCATCGGCCATTGGTTGCTGATTTCATTATGAACTGA
- the GOA1 gene encoding Goa1p (Protein required for respiratory growth, resistance to oxidants, chlamydospore formation, hyphal growth under some conditions, and virulence; relocalizes from the cytoplasm to the mitochondrion during oxidative or osmotic stress) — MLRSQLPCIQKRTLFQKYSNPPRLSYVANKSYISLIWNNLIPQPLKLTCLVASGIVTFVNVHPRYYITLGPPVGLLGFFGYQKYRHWQYHKAVSKLDVTKWQDNEIIRIAKYDEKSLDNVIMGIDNQYDSLRRQIIQLSEQRIIEYISEHGVEDEITRSFISDDNQFNVHLPELEIESWVTTNVKLEKNNDTVSEFIMLSVPYYDSKNVHTRKRLGVVSIYLLQIPQQEYSSFIDYKIGIEVTRLRWINPQSLFFTKLESKALMQSDIYKSLNKENQN, encoded by the coding sequence ATGTTACGGAGTCAATTACCATGTATTCAAAAGCGAACATTATTTCAAAAGTACAGTAATCCTCCAAGGTTGTCTTATGTTGCGAATAAAAGTTACATCAGTTTGATTTGGAATAATCTCATTCCACAACCATTGAAGTTAACATGTTTAGTGGCATCAGGCATAGTTACATTTGTGAACGTGCACCCACGGTATTACATCACTCTAGGTCCACCTGTTGGATTGCTAGGATTCTTTGGCTATCAAAAATACCGACATTGGCAGTATCATAAAGCAGTTAGCAAATTGGACGTAACGAAATGGCAAGATAATGAAATAATCAGAATTGCAAAATATGACGAGAAGTCTCTTGACAATGTAATAATGGGAATAGATAATCAGTATGATTCACTCAGAAGACAGATTATTCAACTACTGGAGCAACGAATAATCGAATATATACTGGAGCATGGCGTTGAAGACGAGATAACCAGATCATTTATATCCGACgataatcaattcaatgTCCATTTGCCCGAATTGGAGATCGAGAGTTGGGTTACCACAAACGTGAAGCTTGAAAAGAACAATGACACAGTCTCTGAGTTTATAATGCTATCGGTCCCCTATTATGATTCAAAAAATGTACACACTAGAAAACGATTGGGTGTCGTGCTGATTTATTTACTACAAATCCCTCAACAAGAATATTCAagttttattgattataagATTGGCATTGAAGTCACTCGTTTGAGATGGATCAACCCacaatcattatttttcacAAAGCTTGAAAGTAAAGCATTAATGCAAAGTGACATATACAAATCTCtcaacaaagaaaatcaGAATTAG